In Streptomyces sp. NBC_01439, the following are encoded in one genomic region:
- a CDS encoding dihydroorotase → MSKILIRGAKVLGGEAQDVLIDGETIAEVGQDLSADGATVIEAEGQVLLPGLVDLHTHLREPGREDSETVLTGTRAAASGGYTAVFAMANTFPVADTAGVVEQVWRLGKESGYCDVQPIGAVTVGLEGKQLSELGAMHESAARVTVFSDDGKCVDDAVIMRRALEYVKAFGGVVAQHAQEPRLTEGAQMNEGIVSAELGLGGWPAVAEESIIARDVLLAEHVGSRVHICHLSTAGSVEIVRWAKSRGIDVTAEVTPHHLLLTEELVRSYNAVYKVNPPLRTERDVLALREALADGTIDIVATDHAPHPHEDKDCEWAAAAMGMVGLETALSVVQQTMVETGLLDWVGVAERMSFAPARIGSLENHGRPVSAGEPANLTLVDTSYRGVVDPAHFASRSRNTPYEGRELPGRVTHTFLRGRATVVDGKLA, encoded by the coding sequence ATGAGCAAGATCCTTATCCGTGGCGCGAAGGTACTCGGCGGCGAGGCGCAGGACGTCCTGATCGACGGCGAGACCATCGCCGAGGTCGGCCAGGACCTGTCCGCCGACGGCGCGACCGTCATCGAAGCCGAGGGACAGGTCCTCCTCCCCGGCCTCGTCGACCTGCACACCCACCTGCGCGAGCCCGGCCGCGAGGACTCCGAGACCGTCCTCACCGGCACCCGCGCCGCCGCCTCCGGCGGCTACACCGCCGTGTTCGCCATGGCGAACACCTTCCCGGTCGCCGACACCGCCGGCGTCGTCGAGCAGGTCTGGCGCCTGGGCAAGGAGTCCGGCTACTGCGACGTGCAGCCCATCGGCGCCGTCACCGTCGGCCTGGAGGGCAAGCAGCTCTCCGAGCTGGGCGCCATGCACGAGTCCGCCGCCCGCGTCACCGTCTTCTCCGACGACGGCAAGTGCGTGGACGACGCCGTGATCATGCGCCGCGCCCTGGAGTACGTGAAGGCCTTCGGCGGCGTCGTCGCCCAGCACGCCCAGGAGCCCCGCCTCACCGAGGGCGCCCAGATGAACGAGGGCATCGTCTCCGCGGAACTCGGTCTCGGCGGCTGGCCGGCCGTCGCCGAGGAGTCGATCATCGCCCGCGACGTCCTGCTCGCCGAGCACGTCGGCTCCCGCGTCCACATCTGCCACCTCTCCACCGCCGGCTCCGTCGAGATCGTCCGCTGGGCCAAGTCCCGCGGCATCGACGTCACCGCCGAGGTCACCCCGCACCACCTCCTCCTCACCGAGGAGCTCGTGCGCTCGTACAACGCGGTCTACAAGGTCAACCCGCCGCTGCGCACCGAGCGCGACGTGCTGGCCCTGCGCGAGGCGCTTGCCGACGGCACGATCGACATCGTCGCCACCGACCACGCCCCGCACCCGCACGAGGACAAGGACTGCGAGTGGGCCGCCGCCGCCATGGGCATGGTCGGCCTGGAGACCGCGCTCTCCGTCGTCCAGCAGACGATGGTCGAGACCGGACTGCTCGACTGGGTGGGCGTCGCCGAGCGGATGTCCTTCGCTCCGGCGCGCATCGGCAGTCTCGAGAACCACGGCCGTCCCGTCTCGGCAGGTGAACCCGCGAACCTGACCTTGGTCGATACCTCGTACCGTGGTGTCGTGGACCCCGCACACTTCGCCTCCCGCAGCCGCAACACGCCTTACGAGGGCCGTGAGCTGCCGGGGCGCGTCACTCATACCTTCCTGCGGGGCCGGGCAACGGTCGTGGACGGGAAACTGGCGTGA
- the bldD gene encoding transcriptional regulator BldD has translation MSSEYAKQLGAKLRAIRTQQGLSLHGVEEKSQGRWKAVVVGSYERGDRAVTVQRLAELADFYGVPVQELLPGTTPGGAAEPPPKLRLDLERLAGVPAEKAGPLQRYAATIQSQRGDYNGKVLSIRQDDLRTLAVIYDQSPSVLTEQLISWGVLDADARRAVAHEEL, from the coding sequence ATGTCCAGCGAATACGCCAAACAGCTCGGGGCCAAGCTCCGCGCCATCCGCACCCAGCAGGGCCTTTCCCTCCACGGTGTCGAGGAGAAGTCCCAGGGTCGGTGGAAGGCCGTGGTGGTCGGTTCTTACGAGCGCGGGGACCGCGCCGTGACCGTCCAGCGTCTTGCCGAGCTGGCGGACTTCTACGGGGTTCCGGTGCAGGAACTGCTTCCGGGTACGACTCCCGGCGGGGCTGCCGAGCCGCCGCCGAAGCTGCGTCTCGACCTGGAGCGCCTGGCGGGCGTCCCCGCCGAGAAGGCCGGTCCGCTCCAGCGTTACGCGGCGACCATCCAGAGCCAGCGCGGCGACTACAACGGCAAGGTGCTGTCGATCCGCCAGGACGACCTGCGCACCCTGGCCGTGATCTACGACCAGTCCCCCTCGGTCCTGACCGAGCAGCTGATCAGCTGGGGCGTGCTGGACGCGGACGCCCGTCGCGCGGTGGCGCACGAGGAGCTCTGA
- the pyrR gene encoding bifunctional pyr operon transcriptional regulator/uracil phosphoribosyltransferase PyrR: protein MDTQQNADSMRPVLEAQDIARVLTRIAHEIVERAKGADDVVLLGIPTRGVFLARRLAAKLEEITSTKIPVGSLDITMYRDDLRMKPARAIGRTEIPGDDLDGRLVVLVDDVLFSGRTIRAALDALGDLGRPRAVQLAVLVDRGHRELPIRADYVGKNLPTSLRETVKVQLQEEDGRDAVLLGQRTAQAAGQ from the coding sequence ATGGACACCCAGCAGAACGCCGATTCCATGCGTCCCGTACTCGAAGCGCAGGACATCGCGCGGGTCCTGACCCGCATTGCCCACGAGATCGTCGAACGCGCCAAGGGCGCCGACGACGTGGTGCTCCTCGGCATCCCCACCCGCGGCGTCTTCCTCGCCCGCCGGCTGGCCGCCAAGCTCGAAGAGATCACCAGTACGAAGATCCCGGTCGGCTCCCTCGACATCACCATGTACCGCGACGACCTGCGGATGAAGCCCGCCCGCGCGATCGGCCGCACCGAGATCCCCGGCGACGACCTCGACGGCCGCCTCGTCGTCCTCGTCGACGACGTGCTCTTCTCCGGACGCACCATCCGCGCCGCCCTCGACGCCCTCGGCGACCTCGGCCGCCCCCGCGCCGTGCAGCTCGCGGTCCTCGTCGACAGGGGCCACCGCGAACTGCCGATCCGCGCCGACTACGTCGGCAAGAACCTCCCCACGTCGCTGCGGGAGACCGTCAAGGTCCAGCTCCAGGAGGAGGACGGCCGTGACGCCGTGCTGCTCGGCCAGCGGACCGCCCAGGCAGCAGGCCAGTAG
- the efp gene encoding elongation factor P, which produces MASTNDLKNGMVLKLDGDQLWSVVEFQHVKPGKGPAFVRTKLKHVLSGKVVDKTFNAGTKVETATIDRRDMQFSYMDGEYFVFMDMTTFDQLMVDKKAVGDAANFLIEGFTASVAQHEGEVLYVELPAAVELKIEHTDPGVQGDRSTGGTKPATLETGYEIQVPLFVTTGETVKVDTRTSDYLGRKSN; this is translated from the coding sequence GTGGCTTCCACGAACGACCTCAAGAACGGCATGGTGCTCAAGCTCGACGGTGACCAGCTCTGGTCCGTCGTCGAGTTCCAGCACGTCAAGCCCGGCAAGGGCCCGGCCTTCGTGCGCACCAAGCTCAAGCACGTGCTCTCCGGCAAGGTCGTCGACAAGACGTTCAACGCCGGCACGAAGGTCGAGACGGCCACCATCGACCGCCGTGACATGCAGTTCTCTTACATGGACGGCGAGTACTTCGTCTTCATGGACATGACCACCTTCGACCAGCTGATGGTGGACAAGAAGGCTGTCGGCGACGCCGCCAACTTCCTGATCGAGGGCTTCACCGCCTCTGTCGCCCAGCACGAGGGCGAGGTGCTCTACGTCGAGCTCCCGGCCGCGGTCGAGCTCAAGATCGAGCACACCGACCCGGGCGTCCAGGGCGACCGCTCCACCGGTGGCACCAAGCCCGCCACCCTGGAGACCGGCTACGAGATCCAGGTCCCGCTCTTCGTCACCACCGGCGAGACGGTCAAGGTCGACACCCGCACCAGCGACTACCTCGGCCGGAAGAGCAACTAA
- the carB gene encoding carbamoyl-phosphate synthase large subunit — protein MPKRTDIQSVLVIGSGPIVIGQAAEFDYSGTQACRILKAEGLRVILVNSNPATIMTDPEIADATYVEPITPEFVEKIIAKERPDALLPTLGGQTALNTAISMHEQGVLEKYGVELIGANVEAINKGEDRDLFKGVVEAVKAKIGYGESARSVICHTMDDVIKGVDTLGGYPVVVRPSFTMGGAGSGFAHDEDELRRIAGQGLTLSPTTEVLLEESILGWKEYELELMRDTKDNVVVVCSIENFDPMGVHTGDSITVAPAMTLTDREYQRLRDIGIAIIREVGVDTGGCNIQFAIDPTDGRVIVIEMNPRVSRSSALASKATGFPIAKIAAKLAIGYTLDEVPNDITEQTPASFEPSLDYVVVKAPRFAFEKFPLADATLTTTMKSVGEAMAIGRNFTEALQKALRSLEKKGSQFTFVGPTGDKDELLRTAVRPTDGRINTVMQAIRAGATQEEVFEFTKIDPWFVDQLFLIKEIADELTAAEKLGPELLAEAKRHGFSDAQIAEIRGLREDVVREVRHALGVRPVYKTVDTCAAEFAAKTPYFYSSYDEESELAPRTKPAVIILGSGPNRIGQGIEFDYSCVHASFALSDAGYETVMVNCNPETVSTDYDTSDRLYFEPLTLEDVLEIVHAESLAGPIAGVVVQLGGQTPLGLAQALKDNGVPVVGTSPEAIHAAEDRGAFGQVLADAGLPAPKHGTATTFAGAKAIADEIGYPVLVRPSYVLGGRGMEIVYDEARLESYIAESTEISPTRPVLVDRFLDDAIEIDVDALYDGHELYLGGVMEHIEEAGIHSGDSACALPPITLGGYDIKRLRASTEAIAKGVGVRGLINIQFAMAGDILYVLEANPRASRTVPFTSKATAVPLAKAAARISLGTTIAELRAEGLLPKTGDGGTLPIDAPISVKEAVMPWSRFRDIHGRGVDTVLGPEMRSTGEVMGIDAVFGTAYAKSQAGAYGPLPTKGRAFISVANRDKRSMIFPARELVAHGFELMATSGTAEVLRRNGINVTVVRKLSEGEGPGGEKTIVQLIHDGQVDLIVNTPYGTGGRLDGYEIRTAAVARSVPCLTTVQALAAAVQGIDALNRGDVGVRSLQEHAEHLTAARD, from the coding sequence GTGCCTAAGCGCACCGATATCCAGTCCGTCCTGGTCATCGGCTCCGGCCCGATCGTCATCGGACAGGCCGCCGAGTTCGACTACTCCGGCACCCAGGCCTGCCGCATCCTCAAGGCCGAGGGCCTGCGGGTCATCCTGGTGAACTCCAACCCCGCGACGATCATGACCGACCCGGAGATCGCCGACGCCACGTACGTCGAGCCGATCACCCCCGAGTTCGTCGAGAAGATCATCGCCAAGGAGCGCCCCGACGCGCTCCTGCCCACCCTCGGCGGCCAGACCGCGCTCAACACCGCCATCTCCATGCACGAGCAGGGCGTGCTGGAGAAGTACGGCGTCGAGCTCATCGGCGCCAACGTCGAGGCCATCAACAAGGGCGAGGACCGCGACCTCTTCAAGGGCGTCGTCGAGGCCGTCAAGGCCAAGATCGGCTACGGCGAGTCCGCCCGCTCGGTCATCTGCCACACCATGGACGACGTCATCAAGGGCGTCGACACCCTCGGCGGCTACCCCGTCGTCGTCCGCCCCTCCTTCACCATGGGCGGCGCCGGCTCCGGCTTCGCCCACGACGAGGACGAGCTGCGCCGCATCGCCGGCCAGGGCCTCACGCTCTCCCCGACCACCGAGGTGCTCCTGGAGGAGTCCATCCTCGGCTGGAAGGAGTACGAGCTGGAGCTGATGCGCGACACCAAGGACAACGTGGTCGTCGTCTGCTCCATCGAGAACTTCGACCCGATGGGCGTCCACACCGGTGACTCGATCACCGTCGCCCCGGCGATGACCCTGACCGACCGCGAGTACCAGCGCCTGCGCGACATCGGCATCGCGATCATCCGCGAGGTCGGCGTCGACACCGGCGGCTGCAACATTCAGTTCGCGATCGACCCGACCGACGGCCGCGTCATCGTCATCGAGATGAACCCGCGCGTCTCGCGCTCCTCGGCCCTCGCGTCGAAGGCCACCGGCTTCCCGATCGCCAAGATCGCCGCCAAGCTGGCCATCGGCTACACGCTCGACGAGGTCCCCAACGACATCACCGAGCAGACCCCGGCCTCCTTCGAGCCGTCCCTCGACTACGTCGTCGTCAAGGCCCCGCGCTTCGCCTTCGAGAAGTTCCCGCTGGCCGACGCCACCCTCACCACGACCATGAAGTCGGTCGGCGAGGCCATGGCCATCGGCCGCAACTTCACCGAGGCCCTCCAGAAGGCCCTGCGCTCCCTGGAGAAGAAGGGCTCGCAGTTCACCTTCGTCGGCCCCACCGGCGACAAGGACGAGCTGCTGCGCACCGCGGTCCGCCCGACCGACGGCCGCATCAACACCGTCATGCAGGCCATCCGCGCCGGCGCCACCCAGGAAGAGGTCTTCGAGTTCACGAAGATCGACCCCTGGTTCGTCGACCAGCTCTTCCTCATCAAGGAGATCGCGGACGAGCTGACCGCCGCCGAGAAGCTCGGCCCCGAGCTGCTCGCCGAGGCCAAGCGCCACGGCTTCTCCGACGCCCAGATCGCCGAGATCCGCGGCCTGCGCGAGGACGTCGTCCGCGAGGTCCGGCACGCCCTCGGCGTCCGCCCGGTCTACAAGACGGTCGACACCTGCGCCGCCGAGTTCGCCGCCAAGACCCCGTACTTCTACTCCTCGTACGACGAGGAGTCCGAGCTCGCGCCCCGCACTAAGCCCGCGGTGATCATCCTGGGCTCCGGCCCGAACCGCATCGGCCAGGGCATCGAGTTCGACTACTCCTGCGTCCACGCCTCCTTCGCCCTCAGCGACGCCGGCTACGAGACCGTGATGGTCAACTGCAACCCGGAGACCGTCTCCACCGACTACGACACCTCCGACCGCCTGTACTTCGAGCCGCTGACGCTCGAGGACGTGCTGGAGATCGTCCACGCCGAGTCGCTGGCCGGCCCCATCGCCGGTGTCGTCGTCCAGCTCGGCGGCCAGACCCCCCTCGGTCTCGCCCAGGCCCTCAAGGACAACGGCGTCCCCGTCGTCGGCACCTCTCCGGAGGCCATCCACGCCGCCGAGGACCGCGGCGCCTTCGGCCAGGTCCTCGCCGACGCGGGCCTGCCGGCCCCCAAGCACGGCACCGCCACCACCTTCGCGGGTGCGAAGGCGATCGCCGACGAGATCGGCTACCCGGTCCTGGTCCGCCCGTCCTACGTGCTCGGCGGCCGCGGCATGGAGATCGTCTACGACGAGGCCCGCCTCGAGTCGTACATCGCCGAGTCCACCGAGATCTCCCCGACCCGCCCCGTGCTGGTCGACCGGTTCCTCGACGACGCGATCGAGATCGACGTGGACGCCCTCTACGACGGCCACGAGCTCTACCTCGGCGGCGTCATGGAGCACATCGAGGAAGCCGGCATCCACTCCGGCGACTCGGCCTGCGCCCTGCCCCCGATCACCCTCGGCGGCTACGACATCAAGCGCCTGCGCGCCTCCACCGAGGCGATCGCCAAGGGCGTCGGCGTCCGCGGCCTGATCAACATCCAGTTTGCGATGGCCGGGGACATCCTCTACGTCCTGGAGGCCAACCCGCGCGCCTCCCGGACCGTCCCCTTCACCTCGAAGGCCACCGCGGTCCCGCTCGCGAAGGCCGCCGCCCGCATCTCGCTCGGCACCACCATCGCCGAGCTGCGCGCCGAGGGCCTGCTGCCGAAGACCGGCGACGGCGGCACCCTGCCGATCGACGCGCCGATCTCCGTCAAGGAGGCCGTCATGCCGTGGTCGCGCTTCCGCGACATCCACGGCCGCGGCGTGGACACCGTCCTCGGCCCCGAGATGCGCTCCACCGGCGAGGTCATGGGCATCGACGCCGTCTTCGGCACCGCCTACGCCAAGTCGCAGGCCGGCGCCTACGGCCCGCTGCCCACCAAGGGCCGCGCGTTCATCTCCGTCGCCAACCGCGACAAGCGCTCGATGATCTTCCCGGCGCGCGAGCTCGTCGCCCACGGCTTCGAGCTGATGGCCACCTCCGGCACCGCCGAGGTGCTGCGCCGCAACGGCATCAACGTCACCGTGGTGCGCAAGCTCAGCGAGGGCGAGGGCCCGGGCGGCGAGAAGACCATCGTCCAGCTGATCCACGACGGCCAGGTCGACCTGATCGTCAACACCCCGTACGGAACCGGCGGCCGCCTCGACGGCTACGAGATCCGCACGGCGGCCGTGGCCCGCAGCGTCCCCTGCCTGACCACGGTCCAGGCGCTCGCCGCCGCCGTCCAGGGCATCGACGCGCTCAACCGCGGCGACGTGGGCGTGCGCTCCCTCCAGGAGCACGCGGAGCACCTGACCGCAGCCCGCGACTGA
- the nusB gene encoding transcription antitermination factor NusB, whose protein sequence is MAARSNARKRAFQILFEADQRGVPVREVLADWIRHARSDDRQPPVSAFTMDLVEGYADKVNRIDDLIITYAVDWDLDRMPVADRNILRLGAYELIWVDDTPDAVAIDEAVQLAKEFSTDESPSFVNGLLARFKDLKPSLRRSES, encoded by the coding sequence GTGGCTGCTCGGAGCAATGCGCGCAAGCGCGCCTTCCAGATCCTTTTCGAGGCCGACCAGCGCGGGGTGCCCGTACGCGAGGTCCTCGCGGACTGGATCCGCCACGCGCGGTCGGACGACCGGCAGCCGCCGGTCAGCGCCTTCACGATGGATCTCGTCGAGGGTTACGCCGACAAGGTGAACCGCATCGACGATCTGATCATCACCTACGCCGTGGACTGGGACCTCGACCGCATGCCGGTCGCCGACCGGAACATCCTGCGGCTCGGTGCCTACGAGCTGATCTGGGTGGACGACACCCCGGACGCCGTGGCCATCGACGAGGCCGTCCAGCTGGCCAAGGAGTTTTCGACGGACGAGTCCCCCTCGTTCGTGAACGGGCTGCTGGCCCGCTTCAAGGACCTGAAGCCGAGCCTGCGGCGCAGCGAGAGCTGA
- a CDS encoding PH-like domain-containing protein has translation MTPAVIQLAAEAAERQSAEVTQFGARIAWVIGLVVFIAFVYWLMRQGWKWRGALQNDLPELPAAPDGLPEHRLALVGRYHGSTTAGQWLDRIVAHGLGLRSRVELTLTDAGLDVVRPGAGDFFVPAAQLRGARLDKGIAGKVLTEGGLLVVTWAHGDKLIDSGFRSDRAAEHAAWVEAINLMNSSITTEGAER, from the coding sequence GTGACACCTGCAGTAATCCAACTGGCCGCCGAGGCCGCCGAACGACAGTCGGCGGAGGTGACCCAGTTCGGCGCCCGCATCGCGTGGGTGATCGGCCTGGTCGTCTTCATTGCGTTCGTGTACTGGCTGATGCGGCAGGGCTGGAAATGGCGAGGGGCCCTGCAGAACGATCTGCCTGAGCTCCCCGCCGCCCCCGACGGCCTCCCCGAGCACCGACTGGCGCTGGTCGGCCGGTACCACGGGTCCACCACCGCCGGGCAGTGGCTCGACCGGATCGTCGCCCACGGTCTGGGCCTGCGCAGCCGGGTCGAGCTCACGCTCACCGACGCGGGCCTCGACGTGGTCCGACCGGGGGCGGGCGACTTCTTCGTACCGGCCGCGCAGCTGCGCGGCGCCCGCCTCGACAAGGGAATCGCGGGCAAGGTACTCACCGAGGGCGGTCTGCTCGTCGTCACCTGGGCGCACGGCGACAAGCTGATCGACTCCGGATTCCGCTCCGACCGCGCGGCCGAACACGCCGCCTGGGTCGAAGCCATCAATCTCATGAACTCATCCATCACGACGGAAGGCGCCGAACGATGA
- a CDS encoding quinone-dependent dihydroorotate dehydrogenase produces the protein MYKTFFNLVFKRMDPEQAHYLAFRWIRLAARTPVLRTFVAAALAPRYEELRTEALGLRMHGPFGLAAGFDKNAVAIDGMSMLGFDHIEIGTVTAEPQPGNPKKRLFRLVADRALINRMGFNNEGSAAVAARLAAREAVFKTVVGVNIGKTKVVPEEEAVGDYVASTERLARHADYLVVNVSSPNTPGLRNLQATESLRPLLTAVREAADRTVTDRRVPLLVKIAPDLADEDVDAVADLALELGLDGIIATNTTIAREGLGLKSAPALVKETGGLSGAPVKERSLEVLRRLYARVGDRLVLVGVGGIENAEDAWQRILAGATLVQGYSAFIYEGPCYARAIHKGLAARLANSPYATLAEAVGAETRKATK, from the coding sequence ATGTACAAAACGTTCTTCAACCTGGTCTTCAAGCGGATGGACCCGGAGCAGGCCCACTACCTGGCCTTCCGCTGGATCCGCCTGGCCGCCCGCACCCCCGTGCTGCGCACCTTCGTCGCGGCCGCCCTGGCCCCGCGCTACGAGGAGCTGCGCACCGAGGCCCTCGGCTTGCGCATGCACGGCCCCTTCGGCCTCGCCGCCGGCTTCGACAAGAACGCCGTCGCCATCGACGGCATGTCGATGCTCGGCTTCGACCACATCGAGATCGGCACGGTCACAGCCGAGCCGCAGCCCGGCAACCCGAAGAAGCGGCTCTTCCGACTCGTGGCGGACCGCGCGCTGATCAACCGCATGGGCTTCAACAACGAGGGCTCGGCGGCCGTGGCGGCCCGCCTGGCGGCCCGTGAGGCCGTCTTCAAGACCGTGGTCGGCGTCAACATCGGCAAGACCAAGGTCGTGCCCGAGGAGGAGGCCGTGGGGGACTACGTCGCCTCCACCGAGCGCCTCGCCCGGCACGCCGACTACCTCGTGGTCAACGTCTCCTCGCCGAACACCCCGGGCCTGCGCAACCTCCAGGCCACCGAGTCGCTGCGCCCGCTGCTGACCGCCGTGCGCGAGGCCGCGGACCGGACGGTGACCGACCGCCGGGTGCCGCTGCTGGTCAAGATCGCCCCCGACCTGGCGGACGAGGACGTCGACGCGGTCGCCGACCTGGCCCTGGAGCTGGGCCTCGACGGCATCATCGCGACGAACACCACCATCGCCCGCGAGGGGCTGGGCCTGAAGTCCGCCCCGGCCCTAGTCAAGGAGACCGGCGGGCTCTCCGGCGCCCCGGTCAAGGAGCGCTCGCTGGAGGTCCTGCGCCGCCTGTACGCCCGCGTGGGGGACCGCCTGGTCCTGGTCGGGGTCGGCGGCATCGAGAACGCCGAGGACGCCTGGCAGCGGATCCTGGCCGGCGCCACGCTGGTCCAGGGCTACAGCGCCTTCATCTACGAGGGCCCGTGCTACGCCCGCGCCATCCACAAGGGCCTCGCCGCGCGCCTGGCCAACAGCCCGTACGCGACGCTCGCCGAAGCGGTGGGCGCCGAGACCCGAAAGGCCACCAAGTGA
- the carA gene encoding glutamine-hydrolyzing carbamoyl-phosphate synthase small subunit, with translation MTTSTRGAAKAPAVLVLEDGRIFRGRAYGAVGETFGEAVFSTGMTGYQETLTDPSYHRQVVVMTAPHVGNTGVNDEDPESSRIWVAGYVVRDPARVPSNWRSRRSLDEELAQQGVVGISGIDTRALTRHLRERGAMRVGIFSGEAWVGIRDEALLAKVQSQPQMKGANLSAEVATKEAYVVPAIGEKRFTVAAVDLGIKGMTPHRMAERGIEVHVLPATATVEDVYAVNPDGVFFSNGPGDPATADGPVAVMQGVLERKTPLFGICFGNQILGRALGFGTYKLKYGHRGINQPVQDRTTGKVEITAHNHGFAVDAPLDGVTETPYGRAEVSHVCLNDNVVEGLQLLDQPAFSVQYHPEAAAGPHDAAYLFDRFTSLMETALMEAERA, from the coding sequence ATGACGACCTCCACCAGGGGAGCAGCCAAAGCTCCCGCCGTACTCGTCCTGGAGGACGGTCGGATCTTCCGCGGCCGCGCCTACGGCGCTGTGGGGGAGACCTTCGGCGAGGCCGTGTTCTCCACCGGCATGACCGGATACCAGGAGACCCTCACCGACCCGTCGTACCACCGGCAGGTCGTCGTGATGACCGCCCCCCACGTGGGCAACACGGGCGTCAACGACGAGGACCCCGAGTCCTCCCGCATCTGGGTGGCCGGCTACGTCGTGCGCGACCCCGCCCGCGTCCCCTCCAACTGGCGCTCCCGGCGCTCGCTGGACGAGGAGCTCGCGCAGCAGGGCGTCGTCGGGATCTCCGGCATCGACACCCGCGCCCTCACCCGCCACCTGCGCGAGCGCGGCGCCATGCGCGTCGGCATCTTCTCGGGCGAGGCCTGGGTCGGCATCCGCGACGAGGCCCTGCTGGCCAAGGTCCAGTCGCAGCCGCAGATGAAGGGCGCGAACCTCTCCGCCGAGGTCGCCACCAAGGAGGCGTACGTCGTCCCCGCGATCGGCGAGAAGCGCTTCACCGTCGCCGCCGTCGACCTCGGCATCAAGGGCATGACCCCGCACCGGATGGCCGAGCGCGGCATCGAGGTGCACGTGCTGCCCGCCACCGCCACGGTCGAGGACGTCTACGCGGTCAACCCCGACGGCGTGTTCTTCTCCAACGGCCCGGGCGACCCGGCCACCGCAGACGGTCCCGTCGCCGTCATGCAGGGCGTGCTGGAGCGCAAGACGCCGCTCTTCGGCATCTGCTTCGGCAACCAGATCCTGGGCCGCGCGCTCGGCTTCGGCACCTACAAGCTGAAGTACGGCCACCGCGGCATCAACCAGCCGGTGCAGGACCGCACCACCGGCAAGGTCGAGATCACCGCGCACAACCACGGCTTCGCCGTCGACGCGCCCCTCGACGGGGTCACCGAGACCCCCTACGGCCGCGCCGAGGTCTCCCACGTCTGCCTGAACGACAACGTCGTCGAAGGCCTCCAGCTGCTCGACCAGCCGGCCTTCAGCGTCCAGTACCACCCCGAGGCGGCCGCCGGCCCGCACGACGCCGCGTACCTCTTCGACCGCTTCACGTCTTTGATGGAAACCGCCCTGATGGAGGCCGAGCGTGCCTAA
- a CDS encoding aspartate carbamoyltransferase catalytic subunit: protein MKRHLISAADLTRDDAVLILDTAEEMARVADRPIKKLPTLRGLTVVNLFFEDSTRTRISFEAAAKRLSADVINFSAKGSSVSKGESLKDTALTLEAMGADAVVIRHHASGAPYRLATSGWIDSAVVNAGDGTHEHPTQALLDAFTMRRRLVGRDAGLGKDLNGRRITIVGDVLHSRVARSNVHLLHTLGAEVTLVAPPTLVPIGVETWPCEVSYNLDEVLPKSDAVMMLRVQRERMNAAFFPTEREYSRRYGLDGDRMAKMPEHAIVMHPGPMNRGMEITAQVADSDRCTAVEQVANGVSTRMAVLYLLLGGSQPAVTTTPAAPARTEESK, encoded by the coding sequence ATGAAGCGCCACCTCATCTCGGCCGCCGACCTCACGCGCGACGACGCCGTCCTGATCCTCGACACCGCCGAGGAGATGGCCCGTGTCGCGGACCGGCCGATCAAGAAGCTGCCCACCTTGCGCGGCCTCACCGTCGTCAACCTCTTCTTCGAGGACTCCACCCGCACCCGGATCTCCTTCGAGGCGGCCGCCAAGCGGCTCTCAGCCGACGTCATCAACTTCTCCGCGAAGGGTTCGTCCGTTTCCAAGGGCGAATCCCTGAAGGACACCGCCCTCACCCTGGAGGCCATGGGCGCCGACGCGGTCGTCATCCGCCACCACGCCTCCGGCGCCCCCTACCGGCTCGCGACCTCCGGCTGGATCGACTCCGCCGTCGTCAACGCCGGCGACGGCACCCACGAGCACCCCACCCAGGCCCTGCTGGACGCCTTCACCATGCGCCGCCGCCTGGTCGGCCGCGACGCCGGCCTCGGCAAGGACCTGAACGGCCGCCGGATCACCATCGTCGGCGACGTCCTGCACAGCCGCGTGGCCCGCTCCAACGTCCACCTGCTGCACACCCTCGGCGCCGAGGTCACCCTGGTGGCCCCGCCCACCCTCGTCCCGATCGGCGTGGAGACCTGGCCCTGCGAGGTCTCGTACAACCTCGACGAGGTGCTGCCGAAGTCCGATGCGGTGATGATGCTGCGTGTGCAGCGCGAACGCATGAACGCCGCCTTCTTCCCGACCGAGCGCGAGTACTCCCGCCGGTACGGGCTCGACGGCGACCGCATGGCGAAGATGCCCGAGCACGCCATCGTGATGCACCCCGGCCCAATGAACCGCGGCATGGAGATCACCGCCCAGGTCGCCGACTCCGACCGCTGCACGGCCGTCGAGCAGGTCGCCAACGGCGTCTCCACCCGGATGGCCGTCCTGTACCTGTTGCTCGGAGGCTCCCAGCCCGCCGTCACGACCACCCCCGCCGCCCCCGCCCGTACCGAGGAGAGCAAGTAA